Proteins encoded in a region of the Corynebacterium genitalium ATCC 33030 genome:
- a CDS encoding carbon starvation CstA family protein, which produces MPRERLEITTTPDGKEHVVGVKPRKAIGAVERIVIGFAAVLAALGWGAIALHRGETINSVWLVLAAIGTYIIGFSLYARLVEYKVVKPRNTRATPAEYVNDGSDFVPTDRRVLFGHHFAAIAGAGPLVGPVMAAQMGYLPSTLWIIIGVVLAGAVQDYLVLAVSQRRRGRSLGQMLKEEVGQVGGVAGSIATMVIMVIIIAVLGLVVVNALAESPWGVFSIAMTIPIALFMGVYGRFLRPGRVAEVSAIGVVLLMAAILGGGYVAETSWGAELFTLSKATLAVCILIYGVVASILPVWLLLAPRDYLSTFMKIGVIVMLALAILIDRPEVHMPAITSFGLEGGGPVFSGNLFPFLFITIACGALSGFHALISSGTTPKLLEKETHARAIGYGGMLMESFVAIMALITAVVLDRHIYFAINSPKAKTGGEEATAAEFVNSLNIPGQGVSAEQLTALAEAVGEPSIVSRTGGAPTFAIGMSEIMTNIFSHPGMQAFWYHFAIMFEGLFILTAIDAGTRVARFMMGDIIGNVSGLEKFKDPSWRVGSWVSTVLVCGMWGAILVMGVTDPLGGINVLFPLFGIANQLLAAIALCLVTAIVFKKGLFRWAWIPMVPLVWDLIITMTASWQKIFSDDPAIGYFAQHSKYKDARNQGLETFQAAGSPEEIDIVVRNTMIQGILSIFFAVLVIVVVVATVVACVRAVQAHKRGEEIETNEEPDVSSTLFAPRGMLATAEEKAVAKEYGLELNSPAEAGH; this is translated from the coding sequence GTGCCGCGCGAAAGGCTCGAAATCACCACGACACCCGACGGGAAAGAGCACGTCGTCGGTGTGAAGCCGAGGAAAGCGATCGGCGCCGTCGAACGTATCGTCATCGGTTTCGCGGCAGTGCTCGCCGCGCTCGGCTGGGGCGCGATCGCGTTGCACCGCGGCGAGACCATCAATTCGGTGTGGCTCGTGCTCGCCGCCATTGGCACATACATCATCGGGTTCAGCCTGTATGCCCGTCTCGTCGAGTACAAGGTGGTCAAGCCGCGGAATACCCGGGCGACACCGGCCGAGTATGTCAATGACGGTTCTGATTTCGTTCCCACCGACCGCCGCGTGCTCTTCGGCCACCACTTCGCCGCGATCGCCGGCGCCGGCCCTCTCGTCGGCCCGGTCATGGCCGCGCAGATGGGGTACCTGCCCAGCACGCTCTGGATCATCATCGGCGTCGTGCTTGCCGGCGCGGTGCAGGACTACCTCGTTCTCGCCGTGTCCCAGCGCCGCCGCGGCCGCTCCCTGGGGCAGATGCTCAAAGAGGAAGTCGGCCAGGTCGGCGGCGTCGCCGGCAGCATCGCCACCATGGTCATCATGGTGATCATCATCGCCGTGCTGGGCCTGGTCGTGGTCAACGCCCTGGCGGAGTCTCCGTGGGGTGTGTTCTCCATCGCGATGACCATCCCGATCGCCTTGTTCATGGGGGTGTACGGCCGTTTCCTTCGTCCGGGCCGTGTTGCGGAGGTCTCCGCCATCGGCGTGGTGCTGCTCATGGCGGCGATTCTCGGCGGCGGGTACGTCGCGGAGACCTCCTGGGGCGCGGAACTGTTCACCCTGTCCAAGGCCACGCTGGCAGTCTGCATCCTGATCTACGGTGTGGTCGCCTCCATCTTGCCGGTGTGGTTGCTGCTCGCCCCGCGCGATTATCTGTCCACCTTCATGAAGATCGGCGTGATTGTCATGCTGGCGCTGGCGATCCTCATCGACAGGCCCGAGGTTCACATGCCGGCGATCACATCCTTCGGCCTAGAGGGCGGCGGCCCGGTATTCTCCGGCAACCTGTTCCCGTTCCTGTTCATCACCATCGCCTGCGGCGCGCTCTCTGGTTTCCACGCACTGATTTCTTCCGGCACCACCCCGAAGCTGCTGGAGAAAGAGACGCACGCACGCGCGATCGGGTACGGCGGCATGCTCATGGAGTCTTTCGTGGCCATCATGGCGCTGATCACCGCTGTGGTGCTCGATCGGCACATCTACTTCGCCATCAACTCCCCGAAGGCAAAAACCGGCGGGGAAGAAGCTACCGCGGCTGAATTCGTTAACAGCCTGAACATCCCGGGGCAGGGAGTCTCCGCAGAGCAGCTGACGGCCCTCGCCGAGGCAGTGGGGGAACCGAGCATCGTGTCCCGCACCGGCGGCGCACCGACCTTCGCCATCGGCATGTCCGAGATCATGACCAATATCTTCAGCCACCCGGGCATGCAGGCATTCTGGTACCACTTCGCCATCATGTTTGAGGGCCTGTTCATCCTTACCGCCATTGATGCCGGCACCCGCGTCGCCCGCTTCATGATGGGCGACATCATCGGCAATGTCTCTGGCCTGGAGAAGTTCAAGGACCCGTCCTGGCGCGTGGGCAGCTGGGTGTCCACCGTTCTCGTCTGCGGTATGTGGGGCGCGATCCTGGTCATGGGTGTGACCGACCCGCTCGGCGGCATCAACGTGCTCTTTCCGCTGTTCGGCATAGCCAACCAGCTGCTGGCGGCGATCGCGCTGTGCCTTGTCACCGCGATCGTGTTCAAGAAGGGGCTGTTCAGGTGGGCGTGGATCCCGATGGTTCCGCTGGTGTGGGACCTGATCATCACCATGACGGCGAGCTGGCAGAAGATCTTCAGCGACGATCCTGCGATCGGCTACTTCGCGCAGCACTCGAAGTACAAGGATGCGCGCAACCAGGGCCTGGAGACATTCCAGGCGGCGGGCAGCCCGGAGGAGATCGACATTGTCGTGCGGAACACGATGATTCAGGGCATTTTGTCCATCTTCTTCGCAGTGTTGGTGATTGTCGTGGTCGTGGCGACGGTGGTGGCGTGCGTGCGTGCGGTGCAGGCCCACAAACGCGGAGAAGAGATCGAGACCAACGAGGAACCCGATGTCTCGTCCACCCTGTTCGCCCCGCGCGGGATGCTCGCCACGGCGGAGGAGAAAGCAGTGGCGAAGGAGTACGGGCTCGAATTGAATTCACCGGCGGAAGCGGGGCATTAA
- a CDS encoding YbdD/YjiX family protein: MGAIAHGAVSAFKWTSWYIKELMGDSDYAKYCAHQRAHHPDAELMTEREFWKTRWAHQEANPGSRCC, translated from the coding sequence ATGGGTGCTATCGCACATGGTGCCGTCTCGGCATTCAAGTGGACGAGTTGGTACATCAAGGAGCTGATGGGCGATAGCGACTACGCGAAGTATTGTGCGCATCAGCGCGCCCACCACCCGGACGCAGAATTGATGACGGAACGGGAGTTCTGGAAGACGCGGTGGGCACACCAAGAGGCGAATCCGGGGAGCCGTTGTTGTTAA
- a CDS encoding 3-isopropylmalate dehydrogenase, protein MKVAVIAGDGIGPEVMEEGLRVLRAVRGDVELTEYDLGALRYLRNGELLTDEDLDSLREHDAILLGAIGDPDRVPAGVLERGLLLPLRFKLDHFVNLRPSKLYPTAVSPLANPGDIDFVVVREGTEGLYCGNGGTLRQGTPAEVASEVSQNTRYGVERLVRHGFETAMERRKKLTLVHKTNVLTNAGALWQNTVNDVAREYPEVNVDYNHIDAATIYMVTDPSRYDVIVTDNLFGDILTDLAGAVAGGVGLACSGNIDASRTNPSMFEPVHGSAPDIAGKGIADPTAMILSVAMMLRWLDDEDGASRIEAAVANDVSARGGEEISTERVGTRIAEALK, encoded by the coding sequence ATGAAAGTTGCGGTTATTGCAGGGGACGGCATTGGTCCCGAGGTGATGGAAGAAGGTCTCAGAGTTCTGCGCGCGGTGCGCGGAGACGTGGAGCTCACCGAGTACGACCTCGGCGCTCTCCGCTACCTGCGCAACGGCGAGCTGCTGACCGATGAGGACTTGGACAGCTTGCGGGAGCACGACGCGATCTTGCTCGGCGCGATTGGCGACCCAGACCGCGTTCCGGCAGGCGTGTTGGAGCGCGGTTTGCTGTTGCCGCTGCGCTTCAAACTGGACCATTTTGTCAACCTTCGCCCATCGAAGCTGTACCCGACGGCGGTGAGCCCGTTGGCGAACCCTGGGGATATCGACTTTGTCGTTGTGCGCGAAGGAACAGAGGGCCTGTACTGCGGAAACGGCGGCACCCTGCGCCAGGGCACCCCCGCGGAGGTTGCCAGCGAGGTCTCCCAAAACACCCGCTACGGTGTGGAGCGCCTTGTCCGCCACGGTTTCGAGACCGCCATGGAGCGACGCAAGAAGCTCACTCTCGTGCACAAGACGAACGTGCTCACCAACGCCGGTGCGCTATGGCAGAACACCGTCAACGATGTCGCCCGCGAGTACCCGGAGGTGAACGTCGATTACAACCACATCGATGCCGCGACGATCTACATGGTCACCGACCCGTCGCGCTATGACGTGATTGTCACCGACAATCTCTTCGGCGATATCCTCACCGATCTTGCTGGTGCTGTCGCCGGTGGTGTTGGTTTGGCGTGCTCGGGCAACATCGATGCTTCCCGCACCAACCCCTCCATGTTCGAGCCGGTCCACGGATCCGCACCGGATATTGCGGGCAAAGGCATCGCGGATCCGACCGCGATGATTCTCTCCGTCGCCATGATGCTGCGCTGGCTTGATGATGAAGATGGAGCCTCCCGTATCGAGGCTGCCGTCGCCAACGACGTGTCTGCACGGGGCGGGGAGGAGATCTCCACGGAGCGCGTCGGCACCCGCATCGCGGAGGCTCTCAAGTAG
- a CDS encoding DUF262 domain-containing protein — MGFTTPSYSLTDLFARIDRGELQIPDFQHTYLWDVDRTRTLISSVLRGYPVGTLLALDTRNEPMRFKPRTLPGAPETDNEPGLLLLDGQQRLASLYLALQGDGRLEVLDFRQRRIHRRYFVDVRAAVRAEPIPEEAIFAVDDEGVIRSHFGPDIPGGITDRQTMVDNYVVPVSALLWEEGNDLLFDMAANAEDPSLREDVKAFHRSIVRPLAAYDLPMTRLERGTSQIGVGQIFAQANSQGVSMDVFELLTAVFALESPDFSLAAHWEECEGVLHQYPALRSVTRVRFLRGVSLLVSGMNGFARGHRGDILNLKLDEYLWASRDLLAAFERAAQFLSDRCIFSVDQVPYNGQLVPLAVILARLSYEDGCLDNPATWDRINQWYWSGVFGELYGAHSPSIRAGSDVDQVTPWAKGETEVVPKTVQDAEFVESRLITADEDSGVYRGLFSLLMARGARDWRTGKLFDGTTVAELQPGFYQVFPPGFCRVHNVDPQLAASVLNRTPLGKRTESVMEGNDPKRYLSRLQSKAIMEDDEFDALLATHEIEPEYLLTSNWQAFFADRHERFLGMIEYAMNKPAQRDRV, encoded by the coding sequence ATGGGGTTTACCACGCCGAGCTACTCCTTGACCGACCTGTTTGCGCGCATTGATCGTGGCGAACTGCAGATTCCTGACTTTCAGCACACATATCTGTGGGATGTGGATCGCACGCGCACCTTGATTTCCTCTGTGCTGCGCGGATACCCGGTGGGCACCTTGCTGGCGTTGGATACCCGCAATGAGCCGATGCGCTTCAAACCGCGCACGCTTCCTGGGGCGCCGGAGACAGACAACGAGCCGGGGCTTCTGCTTCTCGACGGCCAACAGCGCCTCGCCTCTCTCTACCTTGCCCTGCAAGGTGACGGTCGTCTGGAGGTGCTGGATTTCCGTCAGCGCCGGATCCATCGCCGCTACTTCGTTGATGTGCGTGCGGCGGTACGGGCTGAGCCAATACCAGAGGAGGCCATTTTCGCCGTGGATGATGAGGGAGTGATTCGCTCCCACTTCGGTCCGGACATTCCCGGCGGCATCACTGACCGCCAGACGATGGTGGACAATTACGTCGTGCCGGTGTCGGCGCTGCTGTGGGAGGAGGGAAATGATCTCCTGTTCGATATGGCGGCCAATGCGGAGGATCCGTCGTTACGCGAGGATGTGAAAGCTTTCCACCGCAGCATTGTCCGTCCGCTGGCCGCTTACGACTTGCCGATGACCCGTCTTGAACGCGGCACATCCCAAATCGGTGTCGGGCAGATTTTCGCGCAGGCGAACTCCCAGGGCGTGTCGATGGACGTGTTCGAGCTGCTCACTGCAGTGTTCGCGCTGGAGAGCCCGGACTTCTCACTGGCAGCTCACTGGGAGGAGTGCGAGGGGGTGCTGCACCAATACCCAGCGCTGCGATCGGTGACGCGCGTGCGTTTCCTGCGCGGTGTTTCGCTGCTGGTATCCGGCATGAACGGTTTCGCGCGCGGTCACCGCGGTGACATTCTCAACCTGAAACTGGATGAGTACCTGTGGGCCTCCCGCGATCTGCTCGCCGCGTTCGAGCGCGCTGCGCAGTTCCTTTCGGACCGTTGCATCTTCAGCGTCGACCAAGTGCCCTATAACGGCCAATTGGTGCCGCTGGCTGTGATTCTCGCGCGCCTGTCCTACGAAGACGGTTGCCTGGACAATCCGGCGACGTGGGACCGCATTAACCAGTGGTACTGGAGCGGGGTGTTCGGAGAACTGTACGGAGCGCACTCGCCGTCGATACGCGCGGGCTCGGACGTGGACCAGGTCACCCCATGGGCGAAGGGCGAGACCGAGGTTGTGCCCAAGACGGTTCAGGATGCAGAGTTCGTCGAATCCCGTCTCATCACCGCTGACGAAGACTCGGGCGTCTACCGCGGTCTTTTCTCACTCCTCATGGCGCGCGGTGCGAGGGACTGGCGCACGGGCAAGCTTTTCGACGGAACCACCGTCGCCGAACTTCAACCTGGCTTCTACCAAGTTTTCCCGCCCGGTTTCTGCCGCGTGCACAATGTCGATCCGCAATTGGCGGCCTCCGTGCTCAACCGCACACCGCTGGGTAAGCGGACAGAAAGCGTCATGGAGGGCAATGACCCGAAGCGTTACCTGTCCCGGCTACAGTCCAAAGCCATCATGGAAGATGACGAATTTGATGCGCTGCTAGCCACCCACGAGATTGAGCCGGAGTACCTGCTCACGTCGAACTGGCAGGCGTTTTTCGCGGACCGCCACGAGCGGTTCCTGGGCATGATCGAGTACGCCATGAACAAGCCGGCGCAGCGAGACCGCGTATGA
- the serA gene encoding phosphoglycerate dehydrogenase codes for MSKPVVLIADKLAQSTVDALGDAVEVRWVDGPNRAELLAAVPEAEALLVRSATTVDREVLEAAPNLRIVGRAGVGLDNVDVPTATERGVMVVNAPTSNIHSACEHAIALLLSTARQIPAADKTLRDGEWKRSSFKGVEIFGKTVGIVGFGHIGQLFAQRLAAFDTEIIAYDPYANPTRAAQLGVELVELDELVSRADFVTIHLPKTKETQGMFNAELLAKAKEGQIIVNAARGGLVDEHALADAITNGPIRGAGFDVYASEPCTDSPLFELEEVVVTPHLGASTAEAQDRAGTDVADSVLKALAGEFVPDAVNIIGGAVNEEVAVWLDLSRKLGLLAGKLLDDAPVSLKVTARGELSHEDPATLALSAERGLFSGIVEEPVTFVNAPAIAEARGLNVESGVASESRGHRSSLEVQLVSASGDTATVEGALTGLEHVEKIVRINGRGVDMRAEGRNLFLSYTDQPGALGKVGFQLGEHDINIEAAALTQSAKDDGAFLILRVESEVPADLEASVAKTIEADCFQLVLD; via the coding sequence GTGTCTAAGCCCGTCGTTCTCATCGCCGACAAGCTCGCCCAGTCCACTGTTGATGCCCTCGGAGACGCAGTAGAGGTGCGGTGGGTTGATGGCCCGAACCGTGCGGAACTGCTCGCAGCTGTGCCCGAGGCTGAGGCTCTTCTCGTGCGTTCTGCAACGACTGTGGACCGTGAGGTTCTCGAGGCTGCTCCGAACCTACGCATCGTGGGCCGCGCTGGTGTCGGCCTGGACAACGTCGACGTGCCGACGGCCACGGAGCGCGGCGTGATGGTCGTCAACGCACCGACCTCGAACATTCACTCTGCTTGCGAGCACGCAATCGCGTTGCTGCTGTCCACTGCCCGCCAGATCCCGGCGGCCGACAAGACCCTGCGCGACGGTGAGTGGAAACGTTCTTCCTTCAAGGGCGTGGAGATCTTCGGAAAGACCGTCGGCATCGTCGGCTTCGGCCACATCGGTCAGCTGTTCGCGCAGCGTCTGGCCGCCTTTGACACTGAGATCATTGCGTATGACCCGTACGCGAACCCGACGCGTGCCGCGCAGCTCGGTGTTGAGCTGGTCGAGTTGGATGAGCTGGTCTCCCGTGCAGACTTCGTGACCATTCACCTGCCCAAGACGAAGGAAACGCAGGGCATGTTCAATGCTGAGCTGCTGGCAAAGGCGAAGGAAGGCCAGATCATTGTCAACGCGGCCCGCGGCGGGCTTGTCGACGAGCACGCGCTTGCCGACGCGATCACAAACGGCCCGATTCGCGGTGCAGGTTTCGATGTCTATGCCAGCGAGCCGTGCACCGACTCCCCGCTGTTTGAGCTGGAGGAGGTCGTGGTGACCCCGCACCTGGGAGCGTCGACTGCGGAGGCACAGGACCGCGCTGGCACTGATGTCGCAGACTCTGTGCTCAAGGCTCTCGCGGGCGAATTCGTCCCGGACGCGGTCAACATCATTGGTGGCGCGGTGAACGAAGAAGTGGCAGTGTGGCTCGATCTGTCCCGCAAGCTCGGTCTGCTGGCCGGCAAGCTTCTCGACGACGCACCGGTCTCCCTCAAAGTCACCGCCCGCGGGGAGCTGTCCCACGAGGATCCGGCCACGCTGGCGCTGTCTGCCGAGCGCGGTCTGTTCTCCGGCATCGTCGAAGAGCCGGTGACCTTTGTCAACGCCCCGGCTATCGCGGAGGCCCGTGGCCTGAACGTCGAATCCGGTGTCGCTTCCGAATCCCGCGGCCACCGTTCCTCCCTGGAAGTTCAGCTCGTGTCCGCCTCCGGTGACACCGCCACCGTCGAAGGGGCGCTTACCGGCCTGGAGCACGTGGAGAAGATCGTCCGCATCAATGGCCGCGGTGTGGACATGCGGGCAGAGGGCCGCAACTTGTTCCTGTCCTACACCGACCAGCCGGGCGCCCTGGGCAAGGTCGGTTTCCAGCTGGGCGAGCACGACATCAATATCGAAGCTGCCGCGCTGACCCAGTCCGCAAAGGACGACGGCGCGTTCCTCATTCTCCGAGTCGAGTCCGAGGTGCCTGCTGATCTTGAAGCTTCGGTCGCGAAGACCATCGAAGCGGACTGCTTCCAGCTGGTGCTCGACTAG
- a CDS encoding exonuclease domain-containing protein: MLGLKGGGLFGPPKRDIVDGQLLAVDVETTGLKPDKHHLVSIGWVPVTDRVIDLSGAGYFVLAGASVGDSATVHGVTDDDIAREGVDAQVALDAFLQAIEGRALLAHFAQMETGFIDALHKRVYGKRFRLREDEVEDTLSLERRHMERMATYPRGEDLRLARVRSRYNLPDYGNHNALTDALACAELYLALTAK, translated from the coding sequence ATGCTCGGTCTGAAAGGCGGCGGCCTGTTCGGTCCGCCCAAGCGAGACATCGTCGACGGCCAGCTGCTGGCGGTGGATGTGGAGACTACCGGGCTGAAACCGGATAAGCACCACCTCGTCTCCATCGGGTGGGTGCCGGTGACGGACCGAGTGATTGATCTCTCCGGTGCCGGCTATTTCGTGTTGGCGGGGGCGTCGGTAGGCGACTCTGCAACGGTGCACGGGGTCACTGACGACGACATCGCGCGCGAGGGTGTGGATGCGCAGGTCGCTCTCGATGCTTTCCTGCAGGCTATCGAGGGGCGCGCGCTGCTGGCGCATTTCGCGCAAATGGAGACTGGCTTCATTGATGCACTGCACAAGAGGGTGTATGGAAAGCGCTTCCGGCTTCGTGAGGACGAAGTCGAAGACACTCTCTCCCTCGAACGCCGCCATATGGAGCGCATGGCCACCTATCCACGCGGGGAGGATCTGCGTCTCGCTCGCGTGCGCAGCCGGTATAACCTGCCCGATTACGGTAACCACAACGCGTTGACTGACGCGCTCGCCTGCGCGGAACTCTATCTGGCGCTGACAGCCAAATAG
- a CDS encoding cation diffusion facilitator family transporter has product MWALAVALGITAIVFLAELAGGWLSGSMALLADAMHMLSDATGLIIALIAVLIGRRKVSAYATFGYRRVEVLAAALNAVTVVVISIGIVVGAVRRLGSGEEVHTATMITVAFVGLVANILSAAVLYSQRKHSINVEGAFLHVMVDLLGSVAVIVAGLVIAFTGFQAADVIASLLIAGMVLPRAWELLKTSISVLLERVPAHIDPAEVEAALLSIDHVEGIHDLHLWSMSGNNVLCTVHLITRGDQGVLLDRAQARLREFGIDHATIQLEGPEHSAHEVFCAPHEHAQ; this is encoded by the coding sequence ATGTGGGCGCTTGCGGTCGCGCTTGGGATCACCGCGATTGTGTTCCTCGCGGAACTTGCCGGCGGCTGGCTGTCCGGGTCCATGGCGTTGCTCGCAGACGCGATGCACATGCTGTCGGATGCCACCGGTCTCATCATCGCACTCATCGCAGTGCTGATTGGCCGGCGGAAAGTCTCGGCGTACGCGACCTTCGGATACCGCCGGGTGGAGGTGCTCGCGGCGGCACTGAACGCCGTCACCGTTGTGGTCATCTCCATCGGGATCGTTGTGGGGGCGGTGCGCCGTCTGGGCAGTGGGGAAGAGGTGCACACGGCCACCATGATCACAGTGGCATTCGTGGGTCTGGTGGCCAACATCCTTTCGGCGGCAGTGCTCTATTCCCAGCGGAAGCACTCCATCAACGTGGAGGGTGCGTTCCTTCACGTGATGGTGGACTTGCTCGGATCAGTCGCGGTCATCGTGGCGGGTCTGGTCATTGCCTTCACGGGGTTTCAAGCTGCAGATGTCATTGCGTCCCTTTTGATTGCAGGGATGGTGCTCCCGCGGGCGTGGGAGCTGCTCAAGACGTCGATAAGCGTGCTGCTGGAACGAGTGCCAGCGCACATTGACCCTGCTGAAGTCGAGGCCGCACTGTTGTCGATTGACCATGTGGAGGGCATTCATGACCTGCACCTGTGGTCAATGAGTGGGAACAACGTGCTGTGCACTGTTCACCTCATCACACGCGGCGATCAGGGGGTGCTGCTTGACCGTGCGCAGGCGCGTCTGCGCGAATTCGGGATCGACCACGCCACCATTCAGCTTGAGGGGCCTGAGCACTCAGCTCACGAGGTATTCTGCGCCCCTCATGAACACGCGCAGTGA
- a CDS encoding DUF294 nucleotidyltransferase-like domain-containing protein — protein sequence MTVELDEVRSFLAQHEPFSHLPEETLRELPRHMRIIYVRRGETVVDYGQVNDNLYIIRSGAVDILAEGDALIDRRDSGRNFGYSTLVDEPESRYAMVAIEDSILLVLPRAPFTQLITDNPDIKRFFESLSRRVAARAHEINDPGNSDTLRMTVSDMIRMGNLVTARFDESIRATAEKMVEANVSSIVICGGAETGILTDRDLRKRVVAKGLDTSVQVAEVMTAPVRTIAPDTKLFEAMLILSELGIHHLPVTQDDQIVGVLTSSDIMHQLQSDPIYLAADVAGSNREELKDAYRRAAAVAARFLDRGSSAREVQQLLTSIADAIARRLAELAAEEFGPAPVPYAFVAVGSQARREMGPASDQDNALVLDNSYNEAEHGDYFRRFTEFICTGLAEAGQALCPGEMMASQSQWRMTEDEWNATFHTWITAPESEALLNAQIFFDFRCLFGDEEMAQRVHDNAVVAAHGSQRLHAHLAALATRREPPIGFFRGFVVERSGEYAATLDVKKGGTAAVVQMARLYAILASATDVGTQKRIEASAGQSISPRGAEDLLRAYDYISNLALRHQANQVRAGEEPNYRIDPTQLSSIDRDALRDSFRIIKGLQSAMASKFPVGSI from the coding sequence ATGACAGTTGAGCTCGACGAAGTCCGCAGCTTCCTTGCCCAGCACGAGCCCTTCTCGCACCTGCCAGAGGAGACCCTTCGTGAGCTGCCGCGGCACATGCGGATCATTTACGTCCGGCGCGGTGAGACGGTTGTTGACTACGGCCAGGTGAACGACAACCTGTACATCATCCGGTCGGGAGCGGTGGATATTCTGGCCGAGGGGGACGCCCTCATTGACAGGCGCGATTCCGGCCGCAACTTCGGATACTCAACACTTGTCGATGAGCCTGAGTCCAGATACGCCATGGTCGCCATCGAGGACAGCATTTTGCTCGTGCTCCCGCGCGCACCGTTCACCCAGCTGATCACTGACAACCCGGACATCAAGCGGTTCTTCGAGTCGCTGTCCCGCCGTGTCGCTGCGCGCGCCCACGAGATCAATGACCCCGGCAATTCCGATACCCTGCGCATGACCGTCAGCGACATGATCCGGATGGGGAACCTGGTCACCGCGCGTTTCGATGAGTCTATCCGCGCAACCGCGGAGAAGATGGTTGAGGCGAACGTGTCCAGCATCGTCATCTGCGGCGGCGCGGAAACAGGCATTCTCACCGACCGCGACTTGCGTAAACGTGTGGTAGCGAAAGGTCTGGACACCTCGGTACAGGTGGCGGAGGTGATGACAGCGCCGGTGCGCACGATCGCCCCGGACACGAAGTTGTTTGAAGCCATGCTCATCTTGAGCGAGTTGGGCATTCACCACCTCCCGGTGACCCAAGACGACCAGATCGTCGGTGTGCTGACCAGTTCGGACATCATGCATCAGCTCCAGTCCGACCCGATCTACCTCGCCGCAGACGTGGCGGGAAGCAACAGGGAGGAGCTCAAAGATGCTTATCGACGAGCCGCCGCCGTGGCGGCCCGCTTCCTGGACAGGGGCTCGTCGGCACGCGAAGTGCAGCAACTCCTGACCAGCATCGCTGATGCGATCGCACGCAGACTCGCTGAACTAGCGGCTGAAGAGTTCGGCCCCGCGCCCGTGCCGTACGCGTTCGTCGCAGTGGGCTCCCAGGCACGCCGTGAAATGGGCCCAGCGTCGGACCAAGACAACGCCCTGGTGCTGGATAACTCCTACAACGAGGCTGAGCACGGCGACTACTTTCGCCGCTTCACGGAGTTCATCTGCACCGGACTGGCCGAAGCTGGCCAGGCGTTGTGTCCGGGTGAAATGATGGCTTCCCAGTCGCAATGGCGGATGACGGAGGACGAGTGGAACGCGACCTTCCACACGTGGATCACCGCTCCCGAGTCCGAGGCGCTGCTTAACGCGCAGATCTTCTTCGACTTCCGCTGCCTGTTCGGCGACGAGGAGATGGCGCAGCGCGTCCACGACAACGCAGTGGTCGCCGCGCATGGTTCACAGCGCCTGCACGCGCATCTCGCGGCGCTCGCGACGCGACGCGAACCCCCGATCGGATTCTTCCGCGGCTTTGTTGTGGAGCGGTCCGGCGAGTACGCCGCCACCCTCGACGTGAAGAAGGGCGGCACTGCGGCGGTGGTGCAGATGGCGCGACTTTATGCGATCCTGGCGAGCGCTACCGACGTGGGCACGCAGAAGCGCATTGAGGCATCGGCAGGGCAGAGCATTTCTCCGCGGGGCGCCGAAGATCTCTTGCGCGCCTACGACTACATTTCCAACCTCGCGCTGCGGCACCAAGCGAATCAGGTCCGTGCTGGTGAAGAACCGAACTACCGTATCGACCCGACCCAGCTGTCCAGTATTGACCGCGACGCACTGCGTGACTCCTTCCGCATCATCAAGGGACTGCAATCCGCGATGGCGTCGAAATTCCCGGTTGGGTCGATCTAG